One genomic window of Burkholderia diffusa includes the following:
- a CDS encoding LysR family transcriptional regulator: protein MLNFRHLYYFWVVVKEGGFARAAERLDMAVQTISAQVRELEKALGHQLLRPAGRGVAMTDAGRAAYARAEVIFEMGRLIPDEVRAAASQPTVRLAVGLADGISKLAAHAILAPVLDTPTLRLLCHEGEHDALLAELALHHLDLVLAGQGAPSGSNLRVTGERLVASPVDWYGPAALVTPAARQRFPQCLAELPVLLPTAHSALRARLDLWLERERIVPRVTGEFEDSALMAVFAARGLGVFPLSELGANDASLLRGLRRLGRAGDVTEEIHAIRSRRGEHHPLASQLLVAARPGPAA from the coding sequence ATGCTGAATTTTCGTCACTTGTACTATTTCTGGGTCGTCGTGAAGGAAGGCGGCTTCGCGCGCGCGGCGGAGCGGCTCGACATGGCCGTGCAGACGATCAGCGCGCAGGTCCGCGAACTGGAAAAGGCGCTCGGCCACCAGCTGCTGCGCCCGGCCGGGCGCGGCGTCGCAATGACCGATGCGGGCCGGGCCGCGTATGCGCGCGCGGAGGTCATCTTCGAGATGGGCAGGCTGATTCCCGACGAAGTACGCGCGGCGGCCAGCCAGCCGACCGTGCGGCTGGCGGTCGGCCTGGCGGACGGAATCTCGAAGCTCGCCGCGCATGCGATCCTCGCGCCGGTGCTCGACACGCCCACGTTGCGGCTGCTGTGCCACGAAGGCGAGCACGACGCGCTGCTCGCGGAACTCGCGCTGCACCATCTCGACCTCGTGCTGGCCGGCCAGGGCGCGCCGTCGGGGTCGAATCTGCGCGTGACGGGCGAGCGACTCGTCGCGTCGCCGGTCGACTGGTACGGACCCGCTGCGCTCGTCACGCCGGCCGCGCGGCAGCGCTTTCCGCAGTGCCTCGCCGAACTGCCGGTGCTGCTGCCGACCGCTCACTCGGCGCTGCGCGCACGCCTCGACCTGTGGCTGGAACGGGAACGGATCGTGCCGCGCGTGACCGGGGAATTCGAGGACAGCGCGCTGATGGCCGTGTTCGCGGCGCGCGGCCTCGGCGTGTTTCCGCTCAGCGAACTCGGCGCGAACGACGCGTCGCTGCTGCGCGGGCTGCGCCGGCTCGGCCGGGCGGGCGACGTGACCGAGGAGATCCATGCGATCCGCTCGCGGCGCGGCGAACATCATCCGCTGGCATCGCAACTGCTCGTCGCCGCGCGGCCTGGGCCGGCCGCCTGA